GTCGAACGCTGTCCGGCTTGCTCTGCTGGAAGGCCAACTGGTCACGGGACAAATCGATCGTCGGGTTTTCCTGGACGGCGCGACGCAACTGGGCCTGCCGGGCCCGGACGCCGACCAGGCGGCACAGAAGTTTATGGCCATTGGAGCCAACCAGACCGCGCTCCGATCTCGACTGAGGAAGAGTTACGAGTACATCGTGGTGGGGGCCGGCGCCGCGGGCGCTGCGGTGGCTCGCCGCTTGGCCGAGAATAGTCTTAACAACGTGCTCCTGCTTGAGGCAGGCGGCGATGACCTCAGGCCAGGAATCCTCATGACCGAATCCTGGTACCTCAACCAGGGCACCGACGTTGATTGGGCGTACGAAGCCACGCCGAGCGCTGGCGTCAACCACCGCTCGATCAAGCACGCCTCCGGCAAGGCGCTCGGTGGCGGAACGAGCATCAATGGCATGGTGTGGGCACGCGGCCACAAACATGATTTCGACTCCTGGGCCAGTGCAGCGGGCGATGCGGACTGGGGCTATCGGCATGTGCTGGAAATCTACAAGCGCATCGAGGACTGGCATGGTGAACCCGACCCGGAACGCCGTGGCCAGGGCGGAGAAGTCTTCGTCCAACCGGCACCGGACCCCAACCCCCTCGCGCCGGCCTTCCTGAAGGCGGCTGAATCCTTGGGGATACCTGTCTTTGAAGATCAGAACGGCGTCATGCAGGAAGGTTCCGGAGGCGCTGCCATCTCGAACGTCCGCATCCGTGACGGCCGCCGCCTGAATACTGCTGCTTCCTATCTTTACCCGGTGATGGACCGACAGAACCTTACGGTTTTGACGAACGCGTTCGTCTACCGCCTGCTGGCCGATGGCAACGCGGTCACCGGGATCGAATTCGAATGGCAGGGTGAAATTCACCGGGTAGCGACTTCACGGGAAGTGGTTCTTTCGGCGGGCGCCATTCAAACACCGAAGATCTTGTTGCTCTCCGGTATCGGCGATCGTGCCGAACTGGACCGGTTCGGGATTCCACTGGTTTCGCATTTGCCCGGCGTTGGACGGAACCTTCAAGACCATCCCATTATCGGCTCCGCGCTATGGGAACCACACGAGCCTATGGTGGTCCGTAACAATGCCGCCGAAGCCAATCTGTTCGTCAAAAGCAGCGCCGATTTGGCCACTCCCGATCTTCATATATTCCAGATCGAAGTTCCCTATGTCTCCGAAGTCACCGCACAATATGCCGTAAACGGCGCCTGGACGATTGCACCTGGCCTGGTTCGCCCGGCGAGCCGTGGCTTTCTCAAACTTAAATCGATCGATCCTCGCGCTGCGCCGGAAATAAACTCGAACTTCCTGTCGGACCCGCGCGATCTTGCGGCCTTGCGACGGGGCATGCAACTGGCCCGCGATCTCGGCAATTCCGAAGCGATGAAGCCATTTGTGAAGCGGGAGCTTCTGCCCGGTGATCGTGCTGGGGAGGAATTGGACAATCTCATTCGCGACGGCGCGACCTCCATGCATCACCCCACGAGCACCGCCAAGATGGGGCAAGACGATGCTTCTGTCGTGGATTCAAAGCTGAAGGTCTATGGCGTCGACAATCTTCGCATCGCCGACGCGTCGATCATGCCCGACATCATCACCGGCAATACCCAGGCGCCCAGCATAATGATTGGTGAGCGCCTGGCCGAGATCCTTACCAAGTGACGCCCAGTGATTTCGGAAGGGTCGAAGAAGATGAGCACGGTCACAAATCTCGCATTCTTCCGCGCTCGCCCAGGGCGGACGAATGAGCTGGGGATTGCGCTGATGGCCCTTGTCGAGCCTACACGGAGCGAATCGGAGTGTCTGACCTACAACCTGCACCAGTCCGTCGAGGATCCCGATGTTTGGTTCGTTTACGAAAACTGGAAAACAGCCAGCGGATTGGACGCCCACATGCATGCGAAACATGTCCGAGAGTTCCTGGCAGCAGCACCGACACTGATCACCGGCGACGTCGAGTTGCGCAGATTTTCCATGATTTCGGCGTTCCCGACGCGAGCCTGGGACGCATGACGGACAGAGATCGACAGCCGATCACGGGGGATAAGATGCGCTTCACGGGAAAGAACATCGTCATTACAGGCGCCAGCGGCGACCTTGGTCTGGCAATAGCCGAGCGGCTGATATCGGAGGGAGCAAACGTGCTCGCCGTGGTGGAGCGCGAGGAAGAACGCACCAAGCTGGACAAGATTTCGCCGCCGCCGGGCGTGTTGGAGTCCTTTGTCGCCGACGTCACAAACACCGAGCAGGTAAAAGCGTACGCCGAAAAGGCCTTCTCGCTGTGGGGTGCGATCGACGGGTTCGTCAACAATGCCGGCATCCAGACCCGTGTTCGTCCAATTGTCGACTTTCCCGAAGCGGATTTTGACCGGGTCATGGCTGTCAACGTTCGCGGAGTCTTTCTCGGGATGAAGTACATTTTTCCGCGAATGCGCGACGGAGGATCAGTGGTGAACATGTCGAGCGCGCTTGGCGTCGTCGGCGGCCCCGGCATCGTCGCCTATGTCGGCTCTAAACATGCAATTGTCGGCATGACGAAGACCGCAGCCCTCGAAGTTGGGAACCGCGGCATCAGGGTCAATGCATGCGCTCCGGGTCCAATAGCAGGATCCATGACATTCAAGCTTGCCGAGGAAGTGTTCGCAGGGTCCGACAAGACGTTCGCCGAGACCGTGCCGCTCGGTCGCCACGGCACACCGGAGGACGTAGCCGGGCTCGTGGCTTTCTTGCTGTCCGATGATTCCCGCTACGCGACAGGCACTGTTCATGCCGTGGATGGAGGCTTCACCACGCCGTAATCGACACCGTTGGGCCCGGGCCAACCCCGTCAAATAGAGGCTCTGGGAGCACAACAGTGAGCAGGTGTCTCGATTGCAATGAGCTCGCTCCGAACCGCGTAAAGGCCCTATTGCCGCCGCAGGCGGTGTTGAAAAATAGGCGACAAAAGTCGCTCGGTGACTGTCGCGGCGACGATTTGAACCGACCAACTACGCAAAAGACAGCCGGATCATTGCGAATTGAGTTGGCAGCCGTCGCCGGCTTCGTTTGACCTCTCCACCGATCTGTTCCTGGTGGCGAAGCGGCGGCGATACTCACGAGGCGGAATGTTTAGCACGCGCACAAACGCGGCCCGCATTTGCTCCTCGCCCCGATATCCGCAAGTCTCGGCTATCCCTTCGATCCGATCGTCGCTTTCTTCAAGAAGGCGTCGCGCGGCGTCGAGGCGTATTGCTTCAACCGCCTTGGCGGGAGTGCGCCCGCGTTTTTGGGTGTAAACACGGGTAAAATTCCTCAAGCTCATGTGCATACGATCCGCCAGGGCCTCGACATTCAGCGAGGTGGTGAGATTCTCGGCGATCCAACGGTCGAGTTCGATGAACGTAT
The genomic region above belongs to Mesorhizobium sp. B4-1-4 and contains:
- a CDS encoding SDR family NAD(P)-dependent oxidoreductase is translated as MRFTGKNIVITGASGDLGLAIAERLISEGANVLAVVEREEERTKLDKISPPPGVLESFVADVTNTEQVKAYAEKAFSLWGAIDGFVNNAGIQTRVRPIVDFPEADFDRVMAVNVRGVFLGMKYIFPRMRDGGSVVNMSSALGVVGGPGIVAYVGSKHAIVGMTKTAALEVGNRGIRVNACAPGPIAGSMTFKLAEEVFAGSDKTFAETVPLGRHGTPEDVAGLVAFLLSDDSRYATGTVHAVDGGFTTP
- a CDS encoding GMC family oxidoreductase, which encodes MNEISNASNAVRLALLEGQLVTGQIDRRVFLDGATQLGLPGPDADQAAQKFMAIGANQTALRSRLRKSYEYIVVGAGAAGAAVARRLAENSLNNVLLLEAGGDDLRPGILMTESWYLNQGTDVDWAYEATPSAGVNHRSIKHASGKALGGGTSINGMVWARGHKHDFDSWASAAGDADWGYRHVLEIYKRIEDWHGEPDPERRGQGGEVFVQPAPDPNPLAPAFLKAAESLGIPVFEDQNGVMQEGSGGAAISNVRIRDGRRLNTAASYLYPVMDRQNLTVLTNAFVYRLLADGNAVTGIEFEWQGEIHRVATSREVVLSAGAIQTPKILLLSGIGDRAELDRFGIPLVSHLPGVGRNLQDHPIIGSALWEPHEPMVVRNNAAEANLFVKSSADLATPDLHIFQIEVPYVSEVTAQYAVNGAWTIAPGLVRPASRGFLKLKSIDPRAAPEINSNFLSDPRDLAALRRGMQLARDLGNSEAMKPFVKRELLPGDRAGEELDNLIRDGATSMHHPTSTAKMGQDDASVVDSKLKVYGVDNLRIADASIMPDIITGNTQAPSIMIGERLAEILTK
- a CDS encoding putative quinol monooxygenase, with amino-acid sequence MSTVTNLAFFRARPGRTNELGIALMALVEPTRSESECLTYNLHQSVEDPDVWFVYENWKTASGLDAHMHAKHVREFLAAAPTLITGDVELRRFSMISAFPTRAWDA